The Vanessa atalanta chromosome 12, ilVanAtal1.2, whole genome shotgun sequence nucleotide sequence aaaccataatattattattaatgtgggAACACTTTCTCGTAGGATAATAAGTACCATTTATTACACATAGTACACAAAGTATTTTTACTAGAACATATTCCGGCCTtacatataaacacaaatttgttGCTTTACATAATCATTTATGTTATATTCGAAAGAATAAAAAACTACACTACAAAATCCCCATATAAAGTAGATTATGCTTACTTGTTCGTAAGTTTCTTACCTGTGAGTGGTCATACTGCGCACGTTCAGACAGCGCTATCAGTTGACCGTCGTTGACTCGAATCGATCGCTGAATCTTCGGACTCAACATTGtgttactaaaacaaaaatacctttaattaaatatttaatcattataaaatatattaacacatgattttatacttaaaaatatattaatgatttatttttttaactattttttcatCGTTACCAATGTTACAAGTTCAATATTAAAACTAGAATATTGTTTAGAATGACTAATTAATATGTTGTATTGTATGTTATAAGTACTGAAGATATACTATAGAGTTtgggtaataaatattatgtcagataaggtaactatttttattatattacattaatgatCTACATGTTAAcaataacagtttatttatctaatttatgATGTTGAACACATTgtatcaagtaaaatatttaaaaaaatctcactaAATTGTATatccaaaatgtatttaagctaATAATAACGTAGTTTTTATACGTGCGTGTAAATtgcaagaaaataaatacataaatatgaaatgttcgcttaacaatattatttagtacTAAATACTATAGTTATATAGAACTGATTAAAATCTTGACAATTTGCTTATgcattaaagattaaaatatttattttcttacaaataaaacaattattatatcatatgattaattatatatctacttacatttaaattacagcaATGCGTTTATCATAATCCACATAACAGAATATATTTGCGTCATTTTCACTCAAAAGCGttcataatcaattattttttatgaaaccaGAATATAATATCAACAAACTTTTatagacaaattatttattacgattaatagatttttattaatataaagacattagaaatattaacaacaatatAGAAACAGGACAacgttaaaatacaattttcaaagATTTCTCACAAGCTTAGAACAACACGAGCGCCTGTTGAATTTATTAACGCAACTAGTGGCACACGGGTAAAACTTTGATCAGTTAATAATAACAGGTGTTTACGATTAACGATTGAGCTAAAAGGTTTTTGTAAAGATTTTAATACGTTACTCTGTCATAATACACAgagctataatatatttagtgtttaACAAGGTTGCAGGTGTAAGAAGTAGCCCTGTCGAAGGCAACAGTTCGACTGCTGGGCTAGCACCTGTTAGCTGAATCGACCGTTGCGCGCGTGCGTGCCCCCAATGACGTACCAAATATGTTAAAGAGCTAAAAAAGACCAGAATTGTTTGAAGAAAACTAAATTTGTATATGTGGTTATGAGTAGAGATTCTCTGCCTTGGGGAGTCCAGCAGCGGGCCTCTTCCAGGTGAGGTagtgtataattgtatatgattaaataataaaaaaaaaagtaaatgattacaaaacatttctatatacttattatagtgatatcgaaaaaaaaaattgcttttttgCTATAATTATTCAAGTTTTCGAGTCTTTAATGATCTCTAttactaaaaacatttaaagtgaTACGATGGgatcaaaatgaaaaaatatatatttttttaattaacatagatTAAAACGTATGTTATGACTTTTGCAATTAATAGTTGAAATGATTTAACCGAATTAAATCGTACGTGGTTATTTTACAGGTAATCACTATTAcagaattcaaaaataatattcagttcTATATTTCCATACACCTTCGACCGTCGACGTTCAGTGCAGAGCAGTTTCATTGGCTATAAAACTGCTGCTCGGCGTATCTTTGTTTTACACGCGTACTTGACTTCTAAGCATATTGCATTATATAAAGTCCCCGGTAAAtggaagaaaatattatatgactgTCATAATATCTTGATGATTTCCtttttcatactttttattacaagtaGGTATTATtgtttgctgttttttttttttatagtttactaCCTGCGCCGGGTTCGCACGGGTGGagtgctgatactaaatatactacagaacgtctttatatacaacgctcacagtttttttgtcattagacaatacaaaccgctatgtccctgaatttaaaatctataatatgttttttattgcaatgaatctaataaatacttattttatttcttttttcttgctcttgtaataaataatcttgttaatgtttttttgacatgagccttaatttttttaataggccaattTAAACCGCTCTTATTTAACGAAAAGCTTGTGCAAGGAGTGGGGACAATACTAGGTCAAGGAGTCCATTCTAAATCCTTTATTCTACTAATacgcattacacttacttattgcgTTTCAAATTAGAAACTATGACCGATTTGGTAATGGTACCTAAACTTTAGTAGAACCTGGttggtaccacacactcatcacaAATTCTATCGCCAACAAAAATTACTTTtgtatggttgtgttccggattgaagattcagtgagtcagtataactaaGGCACAAcccacgagggacataacatcttagtttccaaggttggcggcgcactGGGGATGTCAAAAATATCAACGGGCGATGTACCATTTACTATCatcatattgtatataaaaaaaaacagctaaatgcgagtcggactcgcgcacgaaggatTCCGTGCCATTCACTAGGTAAACAACATAAGTTaggtacatttatttcatattgggtacgaaaccctaaaaaaattacacgacacactaaataaaagaaatttttaagtaaaatatttgattgttgaataaaactaaatattttgtaaatatttcaagtgCCTATCTGTTGCCATTTTTAATATCGAGCAAAAAAGGGCAaattgttggaatatacaaaaattcaagcctctatacataatagatttctctttcattatattattcaatctttcactcattcacattcgctcaccactcattcaatcaacgaacagctttacttgattatttaatattcattattaaaaacattgtcaaacagtgcagacgtgtcttattatacctaccccatttcccttcaggttatgggcccaggtcatgtttaaagttgtttaaataattaaaattaatagtaaaagtgttactcaaaatggattcgcgaagtaaaagaaatatacaacaatttaacggtgatcgctatagtacttggaagtttcgtataaggtcactactagaagaaatgcagttattgcctgttattgacgaagaaccaccaccaataccagataatgagtggattaagaagaatatgctagcaaaaggtacgattgtagattacttgggtgacacatttttaagctttgcaagaggttcttctactgcaaaatccataatggccgaactagacaaagtatatgagcggaggagcttagcgactcaattggctttacgtaaacagttacttaatatgaaactacagccagatgtgacactattcgaacattttaacaatttcgataatatcattactgaattaatatcggctggtgcaaaattggatgagatggataaaatatcacatttacttttaactctacccacatcatacgatggtgttataacggcactggaaacacttggagaggaacaattgcatctatcttttgtaaaaactcgtcttctagatcacgaagtcaaactaaagaataccacgacgacagaactcaaagttttacatacatcaacgaataaattcaaatcgcagaacaaaattggattcgataaaaggaaatcatataattattataaaaagaagtcatacaccggaaattcatcatataaaatttcaaaattatattgtgattattgtggacgacgaaatcatatgaagaaggattgtcgatttttcaaaaagttacaactaaatggaggtagtagcggcagtaaaacagcagctgcgagcgctttgcaaatcagaaacgataacgaggacagtttcgcatttatgttttcaacgtgtaagttgtcaaattcttataaatatcatattaataatattgttttcattttagattcgggtgcaactgaccacgttgtaaatagtaaggaattattttcttcctactcagagttcacaataccgattaaaattggtatagctaagaacaatgaaagcattcaagcgtttggtaaaggtacaataaatgtcactactaatttaggttttcaaggggcgattaataatgtattatatgcgccggacgtgccatgtaatttaatatctgtatatcgtattcaacaaggaggtatggttgttatatttaaaaataacagtgtttatattaacaatagtatcaagtgtttagtatcgagtgttatcagtaataatttatttaaattagtttttcaagtgcatacgcgatctcaacataatttaaatttgtctcaaacttctacatcttacgaactatggcataagcgtctaggtcacttaaacaaaaataaatttaacattctaaaaaacttaattgatgatagttacctaattaatgatattatgcctaatgatacattatgtgagtcttgcatacttggtaaacagtcgcggttgccctttgcaaaatcaaaagataaatcagtcagaaataggccactttttatagttcattccgatatttgtggtcctattacaccacctacatttgatgataaaaattattttattacttttattgacgattttactcattatacagtaacgtatttgatgcattctaaatctgaagcatataaatgtatgaaagactacgtaacaaaatgtgaaaatttatttaattctaaagttgttaatttatattgcgataatggccgagagtacctttcaaacgaattcaaagaattttgtgttgacaaagggataatgtatcatttaacggttccttacaccccacaacaaaatggtgtatcagaaagaatgaatcgtacattaaccgaaatggctcgaacattggttacaagtgcgaaattaaataaaatattttggggtgaagctgttttaacagctacttatttaattaacatactacccactaaaactctgataaataaaacaccatacgaaatgtggcatggtaaaaggccgaaaataaatcatttaaaaatgtttggatctactgcatacgttcataacaaagctagaaaaactaaatttgatgagaaatctttcaagtcaatattgatcggttacgatgcaaacggttatagattattcaatatcgaaaataatcaagtttttatagctcgcgatgttatttttgacgagttaaactttgaaaaatcacgccctacacgtagcagtagtgacaacattgaaaccctttcaaaatttagtaagcccgaaattgattcggcaaagctaaaaatagatcaacaacaagattcttttaatgacaattcgttggacggttcatcgaataccactaatttaagacgtagcgaaagaattcgagaattacccccaaagaattataagcaaatgcacgatcctgatttatttttatctctttttaatgatacgcaatctttacctacatcatataagaatatcttcgataggcacgattctgataagtggttgaacgctatacaggatgaaattgagtcgcttcgaagcaaccaaacgtggacattagttattagaccgaaaaatgttaatattataagttgcaagtgggtatttacaattaaaaataatgaatttggtgaacctacacgttataaagctcggttggttgctcgaggtttcactcaagagtatttacaagactatcacgaaacgttcgcaccagtggctcggataactacttttagatttatattagcactggcaaatcagtttgatttacatttacaccacatggacgttaaaaccgcgtttctaaatggtatattgaaagaaaatatttatatggaagtaccggaaggtattttagcaagtaataaccaggtttgtaaattgaataaaacattatatggcctaaagcagtcgtccaggtgttggtatgcacggttcgatctcattctcaaggaaatgggttttaagaactctgaattagatccttgtctgtacatattagataaaaattgtatagataaaaacgtgtatatagttctgtacgttgatgatttaattattactactaaaaatagtaatttattacaagcgtttaaaaacagtttaatgcaaaaatttcaaatgactgatttgaaggacttaaaactatttcttggtattagaattcaaagaacaactaatacaatttctttagatcaaacaacatatttgcaaaatgttctaaataaattttctatgaaagattgtaatccatcgaattcaccttttccttctaaaatcaattttgtagctttaaattcagacactcactatgatgcaccttgtaaaaatgttataggatgccttatgtatgcaatgctttgcacaaggccagatatttgtgcttgtattaatatattaagtagatatcaatctaaaaataacgaagagttgtggaaatatttaaaacatctcttacgatacattaaaggtacaattaatttaaaattggtttataaaaaatctgaatataaagagataataagtgggtatgcagattccgactggggaggtgacgagaacgacagaaaaagtacaactggctatttgtttaaggcctttaataattgtacaatttcgtggaccacacgaaaacaaaatactgtcgccgtctcttcaacggaagctgaatacatggctctctttgaggctgtgagagaagcagtctggataaggtcattgttaaatagtatttctatacaaataacagagcctattgtaatatttgaagacaataatagttgtatatgtattgccaataaccccacaaatcacaaaaaatctaagcacatagatataaaatatcattttattagggaacaaatcgctaatcaaataataaagctagaacctatttccacaggaaatcaactagctgacatgttcacaaaagcgataccctccaagagatttatagaattaagaaagaatttaaatttgttttgaaaaataattcatgttttgtgttaatcaagtaaatgaaggaatgagtttatttaataaataaaactatggtttatgtaactaaatagttagtattttatttgtaaaaatgagtaatgaaagaaattatgttatggtattgttatattatattaacttgtatttttgagggggactgttggaatatacaaaaattcaagcctctatacataatagatttctctttcattatattattcaatctttcactcattcacattcgctcaccactcattcaatcaacgaacagctttacttgattatttaatattcattattaaaaacattgtcaaacagtgcagacgtgtcttattatacctaccccatttcccttcacaAATAATCACGTTTGTTGTATAGGAGCCCctcttagatatttattttattttgtttttagtattattattttttgtttttttttttttttatgatatcacaGCAAataggtcatctgatggtaagtagtcactaccacccatagacaatggcgctgtaagaaatattaaccattccttacatcaccaatgcgctaccaaccttggaaactaagatgttatgtcccttgtgcctgtagttacactggctcactcgcccctcaaacccgaacacaaaaatactaagtactgctttttggcggtagaatatctgatgagtgggtggtacctacccagacgggcttgcacaaagccctaccaccaagtgaaagtaagtataatgtacaacagaaatacataatttgtgaaaatttcaaatGTCTAGCTATCGTGGTTCTTGAGATACAGCTTGGTGACAGACAGAGGGACAGACAGCAAAGTCTTAGTaaaaagaaccggcgaaagaaacgcTTAAGCTTTATACGCTTATATTTTTCagtatttgtttacaaatactCAATATACCAAAGAAGGAGGATATCGTTTTATTCGTTCATCCGTAAACTcactaattaatgtattttaatatcataataatattgtaataccATATACTTTTAACGCTTATGTTATGAGTATCACATTctcacaaaattataaatattttcgcctcttggcacaaataaaagtcgaaccaaaaaatatatatatttttcatatatataaatgtatgtaatgaaatTAATGTCAATAACAACCGAATGAGCCAAACTCaatgaaaattgtaataaaagttaaaaacttcattattaatttaaaattatcataatgtaTTGTCTCGAAAACTATGTATGTGCAAAGTTTCATAAAAACGATCCATTAAAATAAGTTAGAAAAGCTTTCATAAGATTTGAAacaaagatatatacatatttaaagttttaagaaaacaaataattcaatagttattttttatttgatttcagatttttttaataatgttaaggtGCTCAGATTTAGCACGACATTAAAATTGGTTAATATTGAATAGTTATGTCAATTTTTAAGTCAGCTGTCGCCTGTCTCTTTCATTTGTCACTTTAGTTATCGCACTTGTCAAAAATTGAGAAAATCTTGTCGAAAAGTCGACTAAATGAATACATAAACATACCAGAGTAATTACGATTTGTTAGCATTTCCCATTTACCTCACTTCCTCATTTCATGTAGCGAATAATAAAATTGCGTCTTCGTGTTTAAGTAGACGGCGTAATCTAAATCGACCGGCGATTGTGTGATATGTCCGATACAGAACTGTAGTTATGGCTTCTGGTTCCAAGAATGATATTGTGAATAGACTTTTAAACGTAAGGCTCGAGGAAGGTGCTAGTGGCGAAGAACACCCTCCTCAAAATATGCTGCCATCTAATCAACAATCAAGACAAGGCAGTCATATTGACGAAGAAAACGGTCACGCGAACGAGCCTATGCCGTCGTCGTCCGCAATAGAGAACCTTCAGCCCACAAACAACACAGGTTGTCGTCTGCACAACTGGCAAGCGACAAAAACGACCGTTAAGGAACGATTGTCTTtcctttttaataatgaaatactgTCAGATGTTCATTTCATTGTAGGAAAAGATGCAAATCAGCAAGTCATACCGGCGCATAAGTTTGTACTTTCCGTCGGCAGTGCAGTGTTTGACGCGATGTTCAATGGTGTTTTGGCTACAAAATCTGATGAAGTCGAACTACCTGATGTTGAGCCGGCAGCATTCTTACATTTACTAAAATTCCTCTATTCGGATGAAGTTAGAATCGGACCAGAGAGTGTTATGACAACTTTGTACACTGCAAAAAAGTATGCTGTAGCTGCTTTAGAGGAACATTGTGTTGATTTTCTAAAGAGCAATCTTGGCACAGACAATGCCTTCTTGCTCTTGACACAAGCGAGGCTGTTTGATGAGCCCCAGCTGGCTGCACTCTGCTTGGAAATGATTGACAAGAACACAACCGATGCTTTGAATGCTGAAGGGTTTACCGACATAGATCAAGACACTTTAAATGCAGTTTTAgaaaggtatttaaaattttaattgtgacatttcataaaaataaatatttcagtatgttatattttacttatttgaaaatataacagactgaaatatttaccataataAAACTCAATAGATTTTGTTATAAACAGCTGACAAATGGCCTAGTGTGTTTTAGTAGTGCTCAGTAGTAAccaaaaacattgtgaggaaatctCCAGTCTGTTTTAAAGAAGTGTGGTAAAAAAATCCCAAACCTCCTCAAGAAGATAGAGAAGTTCATTTACCTAGTTGTAGGCTTAACTCTTACATTTAATCTCAAAAATggtttacataaaataagatGAACTTCTCTCATATTTTAGTAGCATTCATTTCTAGACGACTGTTAGTCATCATTCA carries:
- the LOC125067749 gene encoding BTB/POZ domain-containing protein 2-like, which encodes MASGSKNDIVNRLLNVRLEEGASGEEHPPQNMLPSNQQSRQGSHIDEENGHANEPMPSSSAIENLQPTNNTGCRLHNWQATKTTVKERLSFLFNNEILSDVHFIVGKDANQQVIPAHKFVLSVGSAVFDAMFNGVLATKSDEVELPDVEPAAFLHLLKFLYSDEVRIGPESVMTTLYTAKKYAVAALEEHCVDFLKSNLGTDNAFLLLTQARLFDEPQLAALCLEMIDKNTTDALNAEGFTDIDQDTLNAVLERDTLRIREAKIFAAVLRWSEAECTRRQLPVTPNNQRMVLGRAFHAIRFPLMSVEEFAMGPAQSGLLDDREIVQLFLYFTVNPKPNVGFLDTPRCCMTGKELTVNRFSQTESRWGYSGTTDRIRFTVDQRIFVVGFGLYGSYFGPTEYEVHLQIIHLATKKVCGSNTTTFCCDGTDDTFRAMFKEPVEILPNTSYIASAKLKGTDSYYGTRGLRRVTVDCNNGEKVVFQFSYAAGNNNGTSVEDGQIPAIIFYI